A window of the Lactuca sativa cultivar Salinas chromosome 7, Lsat_Salinas_v11, whole genome shotgun sequence genome harbors these coding sequences:
- the LOC111895119 gene encoding UPF0613 protein PB24D3.06c: MNPNTSSSSPLASSSTSGSSSWFSGIVRGRKSNSSTMAIKSAVTGGGGGTVGPINRKNQFRGIMFKYGSKPVQVAFKTGDYKQQVVFIGGLTDGFLATDYLEPLAIALDKEKWSLVQFLLSSSYSGYGISSLKEDASELDQLINYLINKEDSEGVVLLGHSTGCQDIVHYMRTNAACSRAVRAAILQAPVSDREFRATLPETAGMIDLASKLIAEGRGSDLMPREANPDTPITAYRFHSLCAYMGDDDMFSSDLSDDQLKQRLGHMCNTPSQVIFSMADEYVPDYVDKKALAQRLCRALGGAEKVEIEWGNHSLSNRTDEAVQAIMQFLKSGGPNGWDDPWT, encoded by the exons ATGAACCCCAACACCTCGTCTTCGTCTCCTCTTGCATCTTCTTCTACATCAGGATCATCTTCTTGGTTTTCCGGCATTGTACGTGGCCGCAAGTCAAACAGTTCTACAATGGCTATCAAATCTGCCGTTACCGGCGGTGGGGGCGGCACCGTCGGCCCAATCAATCGCAAGAATCAGTTTCGTGGTATCATGTTCAAGTACGGTTCTAAGCCTGTTCAG GTTGCATTTAAAACTGGTGATTATAAACAACAAGTCGTTTTTATTGGTGGATTGACAGACGGATTTTTGGCTACAGA TTATTTGGAGCCACTTGCAATTGCTTTGGATAAAGAAAAATGGTCACTGGTTCAGTTTTTGCTTTCATCTTCTTATAGTGGATATGGCATCTCCAGCTTGAAAGAG GATGCCTCGGAGCTTGATCAGTTGATCAATTACTTAATAAACAAAGAAGATTCGGAGGGGGTGGTGCTGCTTGGGCATAGTACAGGCTGTCAA GATATTGTTCATTATATGCGTACCAATGCAGCATGCTCCAGAGCTGTCCGTGCTGCTATTTTACAG GCTCCAGTTAGTGATCGGGAATTCAGAGCAACTCTCCCTGAAACTGCTGGAATGATTGATTTGGCTTCAAAACTAATAGCTGAAGGCCGAGGATCAGACTTGATGCCCAGGGAAGCAAATCCAGATACCCCAATAACTGCTTATAG ATTTCACTCCCTTTGTGCATACATGGGGGATGATGACATGTTCAGTTCTGATCTCAGTGATGACCAACTCAAACAGAGACTTGGTCACATGTGTAACACACCTTCCCag GTAATATTTTCTATGGCTGATGAGTATGTACCGGATTATGTTGACAAGAAAGCATTAGCACAAAG ATTATGTAGAGCACTGGGGGGTGCGGAGAAAGTTGAGATAGAATGGGGAAACCATTCTTTATCGAATAGAACTGATGAAGCTGTCCAGGCAATAATGCAATTTCTCAAGAGTGGGGGTCCTAATGGCTGGGATGACCCTTGGACTTGA